CAGGGCGGCCGCTCCGTCCGGAGCCTCGACCCAGATCCGGGCCGGGTCACCGGCGTAGCGGTCCACGACGATCCGGCACGCCTCCTGTACCCGGGCCGCCATCGCCTTGGGGAACCGGTGCAGCGCCGGACGCTGCGCGAAGAGCGCGATCAGCTCCTCGGTGTCGAACTCGGCCAGTTCCCGGGCGTCCGGCTCGTGCCCCAGTCGACCCACCAGGTCGTACGGTGCGGAGAAGGCCCGTTCCAGCGGCACCTGCTGGTCCAGGATCATCGCGACGAGCAGCGCCAGCGGGCTGCGCCGCAGCAGCTCGTTGGCCTGCGCGTCGATGGGCAACGACAGTGTCATGTGCCTTATCCTGCCGGATCGGGCGATGATGTATCCGGCCGCCACCGCGACACGTGGCACCGGACGAGACCTGTGGTGTGCCGGTGGGTACCCGCACCGCACGAAAGGACCCCCACCGACGGTGAGTCAGATCGTACGGCCGGAGCTGGCCGAACAGCTCGACCTCGCGCCGCATCCCGAAGGTGGCTGGTATCGGGAGACCTGGCGGTCGGCCCACGAGTTCGTCCCGGACGGCTACGGTGGTGTCCGGCAGGCGGCGACCGCCATCTACTTCCTGCTGCAGCCCGGTGAACGGTCCCGCTGGCACGTGGTGCGCTCCGACGAACTGTGGCTGTGGCATTCGGGCGGCGCGCTGACCGTACGCCTGGGTGGTGCCGGTGACCAGCCGGCGGACCCTCCGGTGGAACGGTGTCTCGGCCCGGACGTCGCCGCCGGCCAGCACCCCCAGTTGGTGGTTCCCGGCGGGGTCTGGCAGGCCGCGACCCCGGCCGGCCCCGAGCCGGTCCTGGTCAGCTGCGTGGTCGCGCCCGGCTTCGACTTCACCGATTTCCGGCTGGCGTGACCGGGCAGGATGGCAGACGTGACTGACGATCAGACCCGATACCCCGCCCTGCTCGACGACGCCGGCGTCGACCGGCTCCGGACCGCGCTGACCGCGGCACGGTTCACCTCGACCGGGATCGCCGAACGGCTCGGGCCGCAGGCGACCGCCGCCGTCGCCCGTAATGATCATCGGGCCGCGCTGCGGCGGACCGCCGACCGCGACGCGCTGGCCACGCTGATCCGGCTCTTCGTCTGCGCGCAGAGCGAACCCGTCGAGGCGGTCACCGACGCGCTGGCTCCGCTGCCGGTCGACGACGCGCTCACCGCCGGGCTGGTCGAACCGGCGCCGGACGGGTCCGGCCTGCGTCAGGGCGTCGATCTCGAACCGTACGGCGACAGCTGGTGGGTGATCTCCGACGTGCCGTCGCACGTACGGCCGGGCCGTCCGCTGGCCGCCGACCACGTTCTCGGCATCGGTGGTTCGTCGACGACGTTGGCCGGTGCCGTGGCCCGCCGGCCGGTCGGTGACGCGCTGGATCTCGGCACCGGCTGCGGTGTGCAGGCGCTGCACCTGGCGACGCACGCGGACACGGTCACCGCCACCGACCTGTCGGCTCGGGCGTTGCGGTTCGCCGCCACCACCGCCGCGCTCAACGGCCAACGGTGGGAGCTGCTGCACGGCGACCTGACCGCCCCGGTCGCCGGCCGCCGGTTCGACCTGGTGGTGAGCAACCCGCCGTTCGTGGTCGGTCCGGGGGTCGCCACCCACATCTACCGCGACTCCGGCCGTATCGGCGACGGTGTCTGCGCCGAACTCGCCGCCGCCGCGCCCGATCTGCTCACCGACGGCGGCACCATGCACTACCTGGCCAACTGGATGCACGTGGCCGGTGAGGACTGGACCGAGCGGGTCGCCGGCTGGGTGTCCGGTGCCGGGTTGGACGCCTGGGTGATCCAGCGTGAGGTGGCCGATCCGGTCTCGTACGTCAACCTGTGGCTCGCCGACGCCAGCGAGGGGGCGGACGCGCACCGGGCGGCGGCCTGGCTCGACTGGTTCGACGCGCACAAGGTCGAAGCTGTCGGTTTCGGTCTGGTCACGTTGCGGCGCGGCGGCCACCGTCAGCCGGTGGTCCGGATCGAGGAGCTCCGTCAGCAGGTCGCGCCGCCGCTCGGGGACCGCATCGTGGAGTGGTTCGACCGGCAGGACTGGCTGCGGCGGCGGGAGGCCGACGCGTTGCTGGCCACCCGATACCGGGCTGTGCCGGGACTCCGGCTCCAGCAGGAGGCGACCATCGACGGCGACGCCGGTTGGGCGGTGGACCGGCAGATCATCACGATGTCCGACGGGCTGCGGTGGAGCGAGGAGATCGACCCGCTGGTGTTGGCGTTGATCGGTGGCTGCACCGGCGAGCTCGCCATGCGGGAGCAGCTGACCGTGCTGGCCGCCGCGCACGACGTCCCCGAGACGGATCTGGCCGAGGCCGTCACGCCGATCCTGGCCCGGCTGGTCGAACGCGGCGTCCTGCTGCCGTGCTGAGCGGGTGACGGGATGCGGGCACTGGTGCAGACGGTCAGCCGGGCGTCGGTCACAGTGGACGGTGAGGTCGTCGGGTCGATCGACGCCGGACTGTTGGTGCTGATCGGGGTGACCCACTCCGACAGCGTGGCGGTCGCGGCGGCGATGGCGCGCAAGGTCCACGAACTGCGGATCTTCCCGCCGGAGGAGCCGGACGGTGCCGGCACGCAGCGGTCGGCCGAGCAGATTGACGC
The sequence above is a segment of the Solwaraspora sp. WMMD406 genome. Coding sequences within it:
- a CDS encoding HhH-GPD-type base excision DNA repair protein; this encodes MTLSLPIDAQANELLRRSPLALLVAMILDQQVPLERAFSAPYDLVGRLGHEPDARELAEFDTEELIALFAQRPALHRFPKAMAARVQEACRIVVDRYAGDPARIWVEAPDGAAALARISELPGFGKQKAQIFLAMLGKRFGARPPGWREAAGEFGRDGVHLSVADITDEDSLIRVREHKQQMKAAAKATKA
- a CDS encoding cupin domain-containing protein: MSQIVRPELAEQLDLAPHPEGGWYRETWRSAHEFVPDGYGGVRQAATAIYFLLQPGERSRWHVVRSDELWLWHSGGALTVRLGGAGDQPADPPVERCLGPDVAAGQHPQLVVPGGVWQAATPAGPEPVLVSCVVAPGFDFTDFRLA
- a CDS encoding methyltransferase: MTDDQTRYPALLDDAGVDRLRTALTAARFTSTGIAERLGPQATAAVARNDHRAALRRTADRDALATLIRLFVCAQSEPVEAVTDALAPLPVDDALTAGLVEPAPDGSGLRQGVDLEPYGDSWWVISDVPSHVRPGRPLAADHVLGIGGSSTTLAGAVARRPVGDALDLGTGCGVQALHLATHADTVTATDLSARALRFAATTAALNGQRWELLHGDLTAPVAGRRFDLVVSNPPFVVGPGVATHIYRDSGRIGDGVCAELAAAAPDLLTDGGTMHYLANWMHVAGEDWTERVAGWVSGAGLDAWVIQREVADPVSYVNLWLADASEGADAHRAAAWLDWFDAHKVEAVGFGLVTLRRGGHRQPVVRIEELRQQVAPPLGDRIVEWFDRQDWLRRREADALLATRYRAVPGLRLQQEATIDGDAGWAVDRQIITMSDGLRWSEEIDPLVLALIGGCTGELAMREQLTVLAAAHDVPETDLAEAVTPILARLVERGVLLPC